From Syngnathoides biaculeatus isolate LvHL_M chromosome 19, ASM1980259v1, whole genome shotgun sequence, a single genomic window includes:
- the si:ch73-206p6.1 gene encoding phospholipid scramblase 2: MNMYEASTPGIPGCPPGLEYLTQVDQLLIKQKVELVEALVGFESNNKYEVRNSLGQNVFYAVEENDCLSRQCCGPMRPFSIHVLDNFGHEIITVTRPLKCMSCFFPCCLQELEVQAPPGNTVGYVVQQWHPFSPKFIVANEHAEPVLKIHGPFCGWSCLPDVDFEILTMDEVSKIGKISKQWTGLLREVFTDSDNFGIQFPMDLDVRMKAVMMGACFLIDFMFFETTN; the protein is encoded by the exons ATGAACATGTACGAGGCTTCCACCCCGGGAATACCTGGCTGTCCGCCTGGATTGGAATACCTAACtcag GTGGACCAGCTGCTCATCAAACAGAAGGTGGAGCTGGTGGAAG CGCTCGTCGGGTTCGAGAGCAACAACAAGTACGAGGTGCGCAACTCCCTGGGCCAGAACGTGTTCTACGCCGTGGAGGAGAACGACTGCCTGAGCCGGCAGTGCTGCGGTCCCATGCGCCCTTTCTCCATCCACGTGCTGGACAACTTCGGACACGAGATCATCACCGTCACCCGCCCGCTAAAGTGCATGTCCTGCTTCTTCCCGTGCTGTCTGCAAGAG ttggAGGTTCAGGCCCCGCCGGGCAACACGGTGGGCTACGTGGTGCAGCAGTGGCACCCCTTCTCCCCGAAATTCATCGTCGCCAATGAACACGCGGAGCCCGTCCTCAAGATCCACGGGCCCTTCTGCGGGTGGAGCTGCCTCCCGGATGTGGACTTCGAG ATCCTGACCATGGATGAGGTCAGCAAGATCGGGAAAATCAGCAAGCAGTGGACGGGCCTCCTTCGGGAAGTCTTCACCGATTCCGACAACTTCGGAATCCAGTTTCCGATGGACCTGGACGTGAGGATGAAGGCCGTCATGATGGGGGCGTGTTTTCTCATT GATTTCATGTTTTTCGAGACGACCAACTGA